In Pseudomonas fluorescens, the following are encoded in one genomic region:
- a CDS encoding DUF962 domain-containing protein, which produces MENVKRFNSFAEFYPYYLSEHSNSTCRRLHFIGTTLVILILSLTIGRGAWMLLWTLPLAGYSFAWVGHFFFEKNRPATFQHPFYSLLGDFVMYRDMVMGRVPF; this is translated from the coding sequence GTGGAAAACGTCAAACGCTTCAACAGCTTCGCTGAGTTCTATCCTTACTACCTCAGTGAGCACAGCAACAGCACCTGTCGCCGTTTACACTTTATCGGCACGACCCTGGTTATCTTGATTCTGTCGCTGACCATTGGTCGCGGAGCATGGATGCTGTTGTGGACCCTGCCACTGGCAGGTTACAGCTTTGCCTGGGTCGGGCATTTCTTCTTCGAGAAGAACCGCCCGGCAACCTTCCAACACCCCTTCTATAGCCTGCTCGGCGATTTTGTCATGTACCGGGACATGGTCATGGGGCGCGTTCCGTTCTAG